The genomic stretch CAGGTTTCGCATTTCTTTATAATCCCCGAATGTAGTGGCGCAATGAAACAACGGAAACAGTCCGAGTTCATAAGCCCTGTGCCAGTTCCTGACGGCAACGGCGGCAAGCCCCACCGGATTGGATGTGCCTGAACCGTGATAATTCCATGCGGTGCACGATGTCTGATTTCTTTCGTCGACATATTCAAGTCCAAACTTATTCATAAACCATAAAAGCGATACGGGATAGCCGGGGATGTTTCCGCACTGCCCGCATGATTTATGGTGCCACAATTTATTGGTTGGAATCTTTTTCTTCCAGCCGAACAGGGTTTCGGCTTCGATAGGCTTATTTTCATCCTTTACATGTATAACCTTAACCTCTCCCTTTGCCTCGAGTTCCAAAAGTTCGTCATGAATATCCTCAAGCTTTCTTCCCGCAGCGTGAATATAGTCGGATTTTACATTGGCAAGACCTAATCTGTTATTTATTTCGATAGCCATATATCTCTCCTTTTTTTGTAATTCCCATCTGTTTAATTTGTCATTCCCGTCTTTTTAATTTGTCATTCCCGCGCAGGCGGTAATCCAGTCTTACATTGCCCTTTCCGTTAAGAACTCCTCACATCGTCCACTATATCCTGTATAATCTCGTATAAAGAAGGGTCAACGGATTCTATAATCTTAAAAACCCCCGCTTCGTCAAATATATCATAAAGCTCTTTCATAGTTTCTGGGGCAACATCCCATGCAAGATTTGTGACCTGAAGGGTCGGCATAGGAATGGCTTTTCTTTTAGCGGCAAGATCGGTGGAGGCATAGCCTATATGCGGACCCCAATCGGGAAAGAAATCCGGCTGAATCATGTCGGGGGAAAGCTGGTTGCCGTAAGCCGTGAGCTTTAAGAGAACCCTCGAGTATGGTTTTAAAACCTTTTTTGCGGATTCAAAGCCTCTCCTGACGGCAATTTCCCTTAATATTGCAATTACTCCGCCTGGACTGTTGAGAAACGGGCAAATCATCGCACAGGTAAAGCATTGAAAGCATGCCCAGACATATTCGTCCATCATCGTCCAGATAAGCTCGGGGTCTTTTGATTTCATTTTTTGCAGAACTATGCGGGGAGAAAAATCGAAAAACCTGTGAGGCGGGCAGCCGCCCGTACATACGCCGCAGTTTAAACATCCTCTGACATACTCTTCATATCTAAAATCTTTTTTTGCTTCTTCGAAAATCTCTTTTTTAAACTCGAACGGAACAATGCTTACCCCAT from Candidatus Acidulodesulfobacterium ferriphilum encodes the following:
- a CDS encoding heterodisulfide reductase subunit C, producing MEYDENGVSIVPFEFKKEIFEEAKKDFRYEEYVRGCLNCGVCTGGCPPHRFFDFSPRIVLQKMKSKDPELIWTMMDEYVWACFQCFTCAMICPFLNSPGGVIAILREIAVRRGFESAKKVLKPYSRVLLKLTAYGNQLSPDMIQPDFFPDWGPHIGYASTDLAAKRKAIPMPTLQVTNLAWDVAPETMKELYDIFDEAGVFKIIESVDPSLYEIIQDIVDDVRSS